A genomic region of Homalodisca vitripennis isolate AUS2020 chromosome 5, UT_GWSS_2.1, whole genome shotgun sequence contains the following coding sequences:
- the LOC124361837 gene encoding proton-coupled amino acid transporter-like protein pathetic, with product MSMPNAPPPSYNLHDLKTSSVLELTSNEITHHSEKIREKNAPREGKLTTSDVGALVHIIKSSMGSGFLAMPSAFHNIGLLMGLGSTAFVALICTHCTHIVVKCSQELCYQRNLEFMSYTDTVEWAFKLGASRRFSKWSDFMRAVANFFMFITYYGVNTVYVILIATTFKQLVEDHWDLNLNIRVYVLALTVVLLPVGIVRHMKFLVPFSAIANIFLLVGCTLTLYLCFFDLPPLSSRPMIVDVARWPLFFSTALFGMEGIGTVMPIENAMRKPGHFLGCPGVLNIGMTVVASTFLVVGAVGYVKYGNDVQGNITLNLPQDALSESVKILVALAILFTYPLQLTASMEVVWQGICDKFSEENQDKAYYFTRALMILGTVVIAIVLPNLSPVLSLVGAIGFSGLGLLLPTVAEVVTYWDHISKPFGLTIIKAAILVVLWALATVCGTFSSIQEIVEEYSF from the exons ATGTCTATGCCCAACGCTCCCCCGCCCTCGTACAACCTGCATGATCTCAAGACCTCTTCAGT atTAGAGCTTACATCAAATGAAATAACGCACCACAGTGAAAAAATACGAGAGAAAAATGCTCCCAGGGAAGGCAAACTTACAACAtc GGATGTTGGCGCGCTGGTACACATCATCAAGAGCAGCATGGGCTCTGGGTTCTTGGCGATGCCCAGCGCCTTCCACAACATCGGGCTGTTGATGGGACTGGGCAGTACGGCGTTCGTGGCGCTCATCTGCACCCACTGCACTCACATTGTG GTAAAATGTTCACAAGAGCTGTGTTACCAAAGGAACCTAGAGTTTATGAGTTATACCGACACCGTGGAGTGGGCCTTCAAACTTGGAGCGAGTCGGAGGTTCAGCAAGTGGAGTGATTTCATGAG AGCAGTTGCCAACTTCTTCATGTTCATCACATACTATGGTGTTAACACAGTCTACGTCATACTCATAGCTACTACATTTAAACAG TTGGTGGAGGATCATTGGGATCTCAATTTGAATATCCGTGTGTACGTCCTCGCCCTGACAGTGGTTCTGCTGCCTGTCGGAATCGTCCGGCATATGAAGTTCCTTGTGCCATTCAGTGCCATTGCCAACATCTTCCTCTTAGTCGGCTGCACGCTAACTCTCTACCTCTGCTTCTTCGACCTGCCTCCTCTCTCCTCCAGGCCGATGATAGTCGATGTGGCACGGTGGCCTCTCTTCTTCTCCACAGCTCTCTTTGGGATGGAGGGCATTGGAACT GTGATGCCGATAGAGAACGCGATGCGGAAACCGGGCCACTTCCTGGGTTGTCCGGGAGTCCTCAATATCGGTATGACTGTAGTCGCTTCCACTTTCCTGGTCGTGGGCGCCGTTGGATACGTCAAATATGGAAACGACGTTCAAGGAAACATTACTCTCAACCTTCCTCAGGACGC ATTGTCAGAGTCCGTCAAGATTCTGGTGGCACTAGCGATCCTGTTCACCTATCCCCTGCAGTTGACTGCATCCATGGAGGTGGTGTGGCAGGGGATCTGCGACAAATTCTCAGAGGAAAACCAAGATAAAGCCTATTACTTCACGAGAGCTTTGATGATTCTCGGCACTG TTGTGATAGCGATCGTCTTGCCCAACTTGAGTCCAGTACTGTCTCTTGTGGGCGCTATCGGGTTCTCCGGCCTCGGTTTGCTGTTGCCAACCGTGGCGGAGGTGGTGACATATTGGGACCACATCAGCAAACCTTTCGGCCTCACCATCATCAAAGCTGCAATCCTAGTCGTGCTCTGGGCCTTGGCCACGGTTTGTGGCACTTTCTCCAGCATCCAAGAGATTGTGGAAGAGTACAGCTTTTGA